AGcatggccacaatgcttgcctttgaacaggtctcagtaattaatgatcttaagggagggaatgcagaaacaagggaggagcagtcaagaaacaacagtgcagtcTTGGGGCAGGGCCCTGATTTCTTAAAGGATATACATAATAATTCATCTTTGAgctccatagggtcctgctcagtttcaccccttcatgaatatgcatgtatccttagctgaaaacttcccagatTTTGCTGTTCGGGGAGACGCTGCTTTGGGAGagatccctggtgttctccttacttgtggcaagtaataataaatccttccttctcctgatctttggcttggttggGTTTATTGGCTTGACACCCACCAAAAGGTgaacccagttttcaggtaacacAACTGCAGAACTCCATCTATTCTCTGATTATTACTGTCTTACCAGGAGAAGAAGGAACTGATGGACCTGGAAGAGAGGTAATTGGCTACTAAGGCTACCCAcaaatgaggaagaaaggaaaaggagcacTAGGGAAGCCTGAGACgaatgaatgaaatgagagtAAAGGGATGGAGTGGGGTCTCATCAGTGAGGCCAGTGGACAACTTGAAGggaatttctttttctcagatcCTCTCCCTTAAGATTAACAAGTGTCTTGCTGTCTTGTGGGTACACCAAGGTAATGAtactgagcagggccctgtggggctcctgggcacaaagactttctgtgtcccccatgtctttgattacaggaaatagccttcattcagcctccatgacctttccCTACTTCCAATAGGCAGGTTCAAGCAGTTGTTAATCAGGGAAGTGAGAGGATGCAAGACAAGAGagaaacagtcaagagaaacagttagtgcagccttggggtaaggtcctggttccccatcaacGGACACACACAAAGATATCTTTGAGCTGtcttgcagatactgaaacccctcCAGGTGGGTATGCTGCCcacagaccccagaccagctggaacctgaaggttgatgttgctgactcctacttacctcaccaccaacccgTCAGAAGAATGCAAGCCCAGTCACTGCCTTGATCCTTATCACCTACCCCCCCACCATGAGCCCTGACTAGAAGACCACTCCCTATTCCACAGGGaggggggcacagttcttgaggtgctagcctgctgtgttccctccaagaataaagctactatttctttctcctccaaaactctgtctctgtatCTCGTTTCGGCATCCGTGTACAGAGGGCCAATATTTTGTCATCAATACCTGAAAGAATGGGCTAATGCCACCATGCCTACCCCATCTTAACTGACCCTCCATACTGAAGCCCACATCTCTATTTCAGCTCCAAGCATTCATTCTCCTTCTGCCAGGACAAAGGTCAAGTCATACCCAAGTCACACTTGGAGATATGGGAACAAAGCCCTCTCAAATATGAATATGCACCttgtgaggagggaggaggagaagggaccAGGTGGAAGGCAGAGATTCCTTGGTGACCCCATGCCCTTGGACACCCCTCCTTACAGTCTGGATTAAACAGCATTAGGGAGCCAAGAGAGGAAACACGTGTGGTGGTTGGGAACCTGTGCCTGCCTGTTTCCGTCCTACACCTCGTCATCTCGCCACACCCTTCACGTCACCTTACACTCCCCTTCAGCTCAGGAACTGGGAGCTACAGAGAgcggggagaagggagagaagaagaaagcatAATAATTCCTTGCCCAACTCCAGCCCCACGCCCAGCACAAACAACAGGTAGGCAAGCCTGCCGAGAATACTCAGAGGGAGTCCTGTGAGCAGCAAACTGGTCAGAGCCTGGAAAAGACTCTGAGAAGTAAAAGATCAAAGGTGAAGTAGGAgatggggaggagggcagaggagggggaaaaGTGGGGGATCATGAGaagtggaggaaggacagagcAGGGCTTCAGacttgggggcagggtgggggcggGCAACACAGCACAGATGGGGTAAGAGTTCCTGTTTCCCTGATTTCTCTCCGGAATCCTTCCACAACCTTATAAGGAGAGCACAGGTGTGACAGGGAGGAGCTTTGGTCCTCTTCCTGGTTCTAAGGAAAAGGTGACCTTGAGGCAGCTGGTGTCTTTCTCAGCGTCTACTTGTGtgctttctctttgtcttcctcTGGTATCTGTGTTTATTCCACGGTTCCCCGAGGCCGCCTCCCCTGGGAAGATGGAGAGGTTGCTGAGGCAGGCCGAAAAAACGAGAAGAGGTTGGGTAGTGTCACGCTTTCACACCCACAGGGCGACGAAACGGGTTTCCTATTAAACCGGGAGGCTTAGGGGAAGGGTGTTCGGGTCTCTCCTGTCCCCTTGGGTGCTGTCCTCTACTTGGTGCTGAAATCTGGGCGACCTCATCTCAGGTGGGCCCGTTCCCCGGCCTAAGGCTGCGAATCTCCAGTCCTCCTAATCTACCTGGTGGGTGgtgcctgccctctgcccccgcACACCTAGGGCCGTGGCAGGCGGGAAGGCGGGGCCTGCATGAGCCCCACCCCTGGAGACTGCAGCTCTGCTTCCCTCTCCTGCGCCCGACCGCCGCTAGCTCATTGCGCCTCTTCTGCAGCCTGGTCGGCACCGGCTTCCACTCCCGCTCCAGCCTCCCTCCATTTCGACTCCAGCCTCGCACCCACCTCCGGCTCTCAGTCAGCCTGTTTGCATCCTCCCTCCCGGTTCCTGCCCTGAGCCAGCTCTTACTCCGGGATTCCGTAACCAGACCCTCAAGCCATGGCTGGTCCCTTCTCTCGTCTCCTGTCTGCCCGCCCGGGGCTCAGACTCCTGGCTTTGGCTGGAGCTGGGTCTCTAGCCGCTGGGTTTCTTCTCCGCTCGGAACCTGTTCGAGCCGCCGGCGAACGACGGAGGCTGTATCCCCCGAGGTATCAGTGTCTCAGGCGCccgggtgagggtgggggtgggggacgggtAGTTGCTGACGGGGATGGAGATGGGGACCTGGGCAATAGAGAAGGGTTATAGTCACGAAGGCTCTGGAGTACAGGCGCTGGACAGTCTGAAAACctcagtgggggtggggatggaggccaAAACCATAAGGTGAAAGCATTCCTGAGGACTTGGAGCCCGCAGTTCCCACCCCCAAGGCCAGCTCTGGCCCTGTGAGTTCTGGTTGCACCTACCCTGCCCAAATTCCTAATTGAGAGACCAGGAACTATCCTTTCCGCTCTCCTCCATCTCCTTTTCCTGCTGTTCTCTCCCGTTTCCTGAATTCCCCTCCTTagtctttcccctccccccatccctaaTGTTGTGTCCATGGGAGGAAAGAACTGAGCAGATCTGGGAGAATTGAGCCTCCAGCCAGAGGAAGCTAGAACTCTTGGGAAAGAATAGATCCTGAAAGTCCCTGATGAGATTACCAAGGTTTAGCCTCCCTCTaacctcccctcctcccaaggAACAAAGCCAGACATGCTCCCAGCTGAGTGCACTGGGTCTAGGCCCCCTGTGCCCTCCCTCCATGGTTACTGGTACCCCCTCCCTAGTGCTGAGTACCCAGACCTCCGAAAGCACAACAACTGCATGGCCAGTCACCTGACCCCAGCAGTCTATGCCCGGCTCTGCGACAAGACCACACCCACTGGTTGGACGCTAGATCAATGTATCCAGACTGGCGTGGACAACCCTGGCCACCCCTTCATCAAGACTGTGGGCATGGTAGCTGGTGATGAGGAGACCTATGAGGTAGGGGGCCCCCAGAGTTCCCCTGGTGACCCAATTTATCTCCCCAGTAATCCCAGCTCCTTTCCCCTAAAGACCTCACTTACCCTTAAGACTGGACCATCCATACTCATGTTTTCTCACCCAGTGAAATCAATCCACAACTAAACCTTGGGAAGGGATTCCCTCTCCTTAACCACCCTCTTCCTCTGAACTGCCCCTCAGGTATTTGCTGAGCTGTTTGACCCTGTGATCCAAGAACGACACAATGGATATAACCCCCAGACGATGAAACATACCACTGACCTGGATGCCAGCAAGGTAGGTCGAATATTCCACTTCTGACTTGCATTGCCTTATATACAACATTCTGTTTCTCAGTCCCTTCAACCGTAATTATACCCTGACTCATAGTCATTATACTGCTGAGCTTTTAGTCTGTGTGGGGAAAGAACTGTATGTTCAGGAGCAGCCTCTGTAGAGAGGAGAGGGCGGATGAGAATGGCTACCCCCCAAGGTGGGCAGGTTTGGGGGAGGGTTTACAATGCCCTTTCAGTTGGAGTGCTTGCCCAATGGGCTTCCTCCAGTGCAGGCAATGAGGACCCCTCTAGTCCTTAAGGTCTCTCCTTCCCAAAGGCCCTCAGCTCCCATCCACTGTGTTTCTGTGACTTACATTAATTTCTCTGATTCCCCAGATACGTTCTGGCTACTTTGATGAGAGGTATGTATTGTCCACAAGAGTCAGAACTGGCCGAAGTATCCGGGGTCTCAGCCTGCCTCCAGCCTGCACCCGGGCAGAGCGACGAGAGGTGGAGCGTGTTGTGGTGGAGGCACTGAGTGGCCTGAAGGGTGACCTGGCTGGACGCTACTATCGGCTCAGTGAGATGACAGAGGCTGAGCAGCAGCAGCTAATTGATGTGAGGGGCTTTGAGAGCGAACTGGGCGGGAGGGGCAGATGGAAAGAATAGTCAGGGGAGGCTGGGCCCTATGAGGTAGATGGGCTCTGAGAAGCCCAGGCGCTACTGTGAGGATTCTTAAACCAAGTCCCTTTACTCTCCCCAGGACCACTTCCTGTTTGATAAACCTGTGTCCCCATTATTGACCGCAGCAGGAATGGCTCGAGACTGGCCAGATGCTCGTGGAATCTGGTATGAGGCTTAGCTTACCCCCTGCCCCTATAAGTGCCCTTTTTTTTCTATCTCCCCCAATTCTTGCCCTGCCTCTTAATacctgtccctccctctctcctgccttcAGGCACAACAATGAGAAGAGCTTCTTGATCTGGGTGAATGAGGAGGATCATACACGGGTCATCTCCATGGAGAAGGGTGGCAACATGAAGAAAGTGTTTGAAAGATTCTGCCGAGGCCTCAAAGAGGTCGGACAAGAGTGTATAAGGGAACTAGGTGGGAGGACttgaggaaaaaacaaatttaaataggtagattggggcttccctggtggcgcagtggttgagagtccgcctgccgatacaggggacacgggttcgtgccctggtccgggaagatcccacatcccgcggagcggctgggcccgtgagctatggccactgagcctgcgcgtccggagcctgcgctccgcaatgggagaggccacaacagtgagaggcctatatactacaaaaaaaaaaaagaaaaagaaaaatggtagactgaccatataatttatcaacCAACCCAGGATACTTTTGATGGTGAAAAGGATCACCACCTATCACTCTAGGACAAGAGGTATAAATCAGAACTGTCCAGGGAAAACCAGGATATGTGGTCACCCTAAgaataggaagagagaaagaatgtcAGGAATCTAAGGAAGTAAATAAAGCAGTTGCCAAATAATGCAAAGAAGGAGTAAATGAGATGGTGGCTCAGTGTCTGGGGGGTGTGGTGTGGGATGGTGGGATGTGCAGATAAGGAAAAGGTTTAAGCCTGGATGGATGTAAGGAGTGAGAGATTGGTATGCTCATGATTCTAATGTAACCACCCAGTTGGGAGCCAAGGTAGGCCTTAACTCTGGATTCTGTCATTCTTGCTAAAGTAGCATGTCTAGATTTTAAGCTGAGAGTAGGAGGGAAACCAGGGAAGGTGGAGGATGGAATGGCCTAAGTTCCAAAGTGCGTTGCTCTGCGTGAGGAGTTGAACTGAATCCTCAGTCCTATATGGATTAGGTCTCCATATTCAATTCCAGATTACAAATCCCCATAAACCCAATCCTTATTGTATTTTCTCATGTATACAGTTCTATTTTGAACTTGTAAAGGGAGAGAGCTCCTCTTCCGTTTAGATCTTGCCTGGgaagtttctgttatttttagcAAGTAATAGGTAACATATTAAATTATATGCCTTagtattctcatctgtaaaattgggagaGTAAGACTTCCTACATTTTAAGTTGTGGggtttaagtgagataatgcatgtaaagtgcatGGCCCGTACGTAATAAGTGTTCCCTAAGTGTTAACTGCTGTTACTATTCTAGATGGAAGAATTTCCCCTTGTTCATCATATACAATATCCCCCTATGCCATGGTTCTTTCTGAACTAGGAACAGCGTCCCCTTACTCAGGTTAGGTAGTGGTCTTCATGTCCATCAACTCCGGCAGATCTCCAGTCTCTTCAACTCGTAACAGTCATCTTCATGATTAGGATGCTTACGTGAAACAAAAACATGCTTCCCAcactccttccccaccctccacaACTATGAATCCGGCTCTTCTGCTCCATTTTCACCTTCCTCTTGCTTTCTCACATGTGCTCTTTCCACAGTTAACAGgctcccttgcctcttcctgtTGCAAAGCCTACAACCTCATTTTCTGGCTGAAAGAACCTTCCAAGCTCTAGGCTCATTAGCAAAGTAAAGATGTCAATGCATGCAGAACTCATTGAATAATCGATCTTTACTCAGTTCAGTTTACCACCTCTGTTCATCTCCCTAGATGATCCTTAATGCATCATTCCCTCAGGTTTCTCTTCTTCCACACAGGATATTTTTGCACAATCTCATCATTATGGGCTTGCAACATCAAAATTATCTTTTATGCATGATAATGAGCcatttccaccaaaaaaaaaaaaaaaaattcagtgtcaTTCTTTCACATCCCAAGTCTTTGTTTCTAGACATAGTTCTAGAGTTCCTGTGGGTCTAGCTAAGGGAAGGCTAGCATATCCCTGACTTTTCACTAACAGAGCCTTTCTGCACTCAGGTGGAGCGGCTGATCCAGGAGCGTGGCTGGGAGTTCATGTGGAATGAGCGTTTGGGATACATCTTGACCTGTCCGTCTAACCTAGGCACTGGACTTCGGGCAGGAGTGCACGTCAAACTGCCCCTGCTAAGCAAAGTAAAGGAGTTGTGGAGTTAGAGGGTTGTGAAGGAGGAAGGTGGCTGTGTATGGGTGGGAGGGATTGGGCATTTTGGAAAGGAGCAGACATAGTGTAGCTAAAGAGTCAAGGGGAAGAGCTCTGAGTGGGTTCAGGGCTCTTTCAGGTCGAACCAATCTCTGCCTGTGTTGACCCTGCCCCCCAATCTCTATCTCCCCTCTAGGATAGCCGCTTCCCAAAGATCCTAGAGAACCTAAGACTCCAAAAACGTGGAACTGGAGGAGTGGACACAGCTGCCACAGGCAACATCATTGACATCTCTAATTTGGACCGACTGGGCAAGTCAGAGGTGAGATTCTTAGGGATTCGGGATAGGTCTGTGGGGGTTGAGATGTGACAGGGAGTGAGCCTCAGGAATGTAATAGAATCTGAAATGAAATTCAGGTTGAGTGGGGAGGAAATTGGAAATGAGTTCCCAGAGCAGTCAAATCAGTGCGGAAGAGAGTCAGATTGTGGGAAGCAGAGATCAAGGGTTAGTGTCCTTCAGGTGGAGCTGGTGCAGCTGGTCATCGATGGAGTAAACTATTTGATTGACTGTGAACGGCGTCTGGAGAGAGGCCAGGATATCCGCGTCCCTCCGCCTCTCCCCAACAAGCATTAACTCCCATCCCCAGCAGATGACTCAAGACTCCCAGGACCTCTGCCATTCTAACAGTGGCCCATTCTCCTTACTCTGGatcctccctttcccccctcaCTCCCTCTGTCCTAGTAAAGACTAATGGCTACACTCCAGTTGTGTTATTTCTAATGGTGGGATGAGGAGGAACTagcctccagaagaaaaaaaaggcagtgggATTATTTGTGATGGAAAGAGACTCCAGATATGGCATGCCAGGAACACTGATTCTCAGGTGGGTGGAAAGCATTAGCATTTTACCCATATTCCTCATCAGCTTCCTGAGGATAATTAGATTGCACTTCCATTTGCACTTTATTCATTATTACTTAAAATGTCTTTCCCAACAATCTCTCTCTTTAACTGCAGAGACAGGCTCATAGCAGGTTGCCAAGAAAGTAGATGGTCAATGCCAGGGCCCAGGAGGGTTGTGACCAGTCCTGGAGGCCCCAGGCTGTGCTTCGACCTATAATGAGACAGAGAATGGAAAGAATATCACAGCTCTGCTCCACAGGAGCCATTGATACTTGGAAACTATCTGCCTGTAGATCCCTTCACTCCAGGACCTCCCTGAAGGGTTCTGTGAGCCAACCAGTACCAAGTTAGGGTTCAGATTCTGGGTCAGGGGTTGGTGGGTCAAGCTGTGCAGTTGGGAACTCACCCTGCTGTTCTGGGGTCTCCTTCCCCTCATACTGGGCCCATGCAACTGCTCGTCGCTGCTCAGGACTCAGAAAGGCCATTTGCTCAGGAGTGACAGCCACAGCCTGAACACTGGTGAGACTAGATAGCTGGGTGGGGCTGAACACCACCTAGGGGTGGAAGCAAGAATCAGGACATCCACTGTAGCCCTTGTTGGGCCCTGGCTCTCTTGTGGTCACCCCAGACCCCACTCCATCAATACTTACAGCAAATTTCGGAGGAGGGATGACAGAAATGGCCAGAGGGGTAAGGCCCTGGATCTGTCTTCCCAGCAGTGCTGAAAGAGCCAGGTCTGGGATTCCAGCTGTTGAAGCAAGTGGGATGGGCATGCAAATGTTATCTTATACTGGCCTTCTCCAGATAATCCCAAGGTATCCTACCATAGACCTTCCCCAACACATCTCCAACCTCTTACCTAAATGCCTTCTCAGACTCCCACCTTAAGAACTCCAGAGCAGTCCTCCAACCAGTCCATCCATGGTATGGAAACCAACCCCTGACaaccagcagcagcagtggcccAGTCTCCCTACCTGCTATTGTACCAATTTCGGTGAAGATCTCAGGCCCCCAGTTACTGACTGGGCCAAAGCCACCAGGCAGCACAAGGAGCTGGGCCAGAACCTCCAGTTGCTCCTCAGAACACGGGAGATGCAGGTTGCCCAGGAAGAGAGCTGCTTGGCTGTGGAAgagtgggaaggaagggagaaggattCAGCCATGGTGATAAGGGTCCATGGTCATGAGTTGATGGTAGAAATGGCTTCAGGTGAGATCCCTTCCTCCATGGGACCACTCCTGCATGATCCTTCCCTCCCCAGTGAGCCCACATTTCCCTCAGCACCACCACCCACACCCTCCTCCACAGGTGACCTAAACTCCCAACTGCTGATATACTGCAGCTCCTCTGGCCGAAGTCCACAGAGCGTGTAACCCAGTGCAGTCAGGTGGAGGAAGTCCAGGTGGCTCACGTGCCGACCACTCTGCTTCAGGAAACTGGAGACCACAACCCGGAGCTGAGGTGGGGGTGGAGGCCACAGGATAAGGAGAGAAGTCATGGGGAAGTCATGGATGGGCAACTGCTTAGGGAAGGGACAAGTGCTACtggattttttattattaagacctgaagatctgggcttccctggtggcgcagtggttaagaatctgcctgccaatgcaggggacacgggtttgagccctggaccaggaagatccaacatgccgcggagcaactaagcccgtgcgccacaaccactgagcctgtgctctaaagcccacgtgccacaactactgagccctcgagccaaaactactgaagcccgcatgctccgcagcaagagaagccaccgcaatgagaagcccatgcaatgcaaccaagagtagctcccgcttgccgcagccagagaaagcccacgcacagcaatgaagacccaacgcagccaaaaataaataaataaaataaataaatttatttaaaaataaaaagacctgaAGATCCAATGGCCATGGGAAAGGTTGAGGATCCAAAAAagagaaggatggaaaaaaagaaggcCAAAGGGAAAGGAGGCAGAAGGAAGTATTATGTGTCCAGGGCCTCAGAGTGAATAAATCACAGAGTTCCTAAGGCTACTAGTATGGGGTATTAGGAAAAGATAGAA
The genomic region above belongs to Phocoena phocoena chromosome 2, mPhoPho1.1, whole genome shotgun sequence and contains:
- the CKMT1A gene encoding creatine kinase U-type, mitochondrial isoform X1, yielding MAGPFSRLLSARPGLRLLALAGAGSLAAGFLLRSEPVRAAGERRRLYPPRYQYPENMLPAECTGSRPPVPSLHGYWYPLPSAEYPDLRKHNNCMASHLTPAVYARLCDKTTPTGWTLDQCIQTGVDNPGHPFIKTVGMVAGDEETYEVFAELFDPVIQERHNGYNPQTMKHTTDLDASKIRSGYFDERYVLSTRVRTGRSIRGLSLPPACTRAERREVERVVVEALSGLKGDLAGRYYRLSEMTEAEQQQLIDDHFLFDKPVSPLLTAAGMARDWPDARGIWHNNEKSFLIWVNEEDHTRVISMEKGGNMKKVFERFCRGLKEVERLIQERGWEFMWNERLGYILTCPSNLGTGLRAGVHVKLPLLSKDSRFPKILENLRLQKRGTGGVDTAATGNIIDISNLDRLGKSEVELVQLVIDGVNYLIDCERRLERGQDIRVPPPLPNKH
- the CKMT1A gene encoding creatine kinase U-type, mitochondrial isoform X2, yielding MAGPFSRLLSARPGLRLLALAGAGSLAAGFLLRSEPVRAAGERRRLYPPSAEYPDLRKHNNCMASHLTPAVYARLCDKTTPTGWTLDQCIQTGVDNPGHPFIKTVGMVAGDEETYEVFAELFDPVIQERHNGYNPQTMKHTTDLDASKIRSGYFDERYVLSTRVRTGRSIRGLSLPPACTRAERREVERVVVEALSGLKGDLAGRYYRLSEMTEAEQQQLIDDHFLFDKPVSPLLTAAGMARDWPDARGIWHNNEKSFLIWVNEEDHTRVISMEKGGNMKKVFERFCRGLKEVERLIQERGWEFMWNERLGYILTCPSNLGTGLRAGVHVKLPLLSKDSRFPKILENLRLQKRGTGGVDTAATGNIIDISNLDRLGKSEVELVQLVIDGVNYLIDCERRLERGQDIRVPPPLPNKH